In Sphaerisporangium krabiense, the DNA window CGGTGAGAGTGCGCTCGGCCATGAGACCGCCTTCCGGGAGGAGGGAGCTTTCGGGGACATGGGGGCGCGGACATCGCGGGGCGCCGTGACGCTCGGCGGCGCGAGTGGGCGCACCCGATGCGCGGCCCGGTGGTGCCGCCAAGATAGCGGCCGAGCCGTGGCCACGTCATGCCGCCAGGGGAGGAGCGCACGCGAAAGGCCGTCGAGCGCGCCCGGAACGGACGATCACTCGACGGCCTCGGGCGGGACGCCTCGGTGCCCTAGGTCACGGCCTCAGCCGATCACACGTCGTAGTACAGCTCGAACTCGTGCGGGTGCGGGCGGAGGCGGATCGGGTCGATCTCGTTCTCGCGCTTGTAGCTGATCCAGGTCTCGATCAGGTCGGGGGTGAAGACGCCGCCCTCGAGGAGGAAGTCGTGGTCGGCCTCCAGGGCGGTGAGGACCTCGGCCAGGGTGCCGGGAACCTGCGGGACCTGGCCGGCCTCCTCGGGCGGGAGCTCGTAGAGGTCCTTGTCGACCGGCGCGGGCGGCTCGATCTTGTTGCGGATGCCGTCCAGGCCCGCCATGAGCTGCGCGGCGAACGCGAAGTACGGGTTGCAGGACGGGTCGGGTACCCGGAACTCGATGCGCTTGGCCTTGGGGTTGGACCCGGTGATCGGGATGCGGATGCAGGCCGAGCGGTTGCGCTGGGAGTACACCAGGTTGACCGGCGCCTCGTAGCCGGGGACCAGGCGGTGGTAGGAGTTCACCGTCGGGTTGGTGAAGGCCAGCAGCGCGGGGGCGTGCTTGAGCAGGCCGCCGATGTAGTAGCGCGCCATGTCCGACAGGCCCGCGTAGCCGACCTCGTCGTAGAAGAGCGGCTCGCCGTCCTTCCACAGGGACTGGTGGCAGTGCATGCCGGAGCCGTTGTCGCCGAAGATCGGCTTGGGCATGAACGTGACGGTGTGGCCGTTCTGCAGCGCCGTGTTCTTGATGATGTACTTGTACAGCATCAGGTTGTCGGCGGTCTTGAGCAGCGTGCCGAATTTGAAGTCGATCTCGGCCTGGCCCGCGGTGCCCACCTCGTGGTGCTGCATCTCGGTCTCGATGCCCGCGTCGATCAGCTTGCGCACCATCTCCGAGCGCAGGTCGGTGAAGTGGTCCATCGGCGGGACGGGGAAGTAGCCGCCCTTGTAGCGCGGCTTGTACCCGAGGTTGCCGCCCTCCTGGGCCTTGCCGGTGTTCCAGGCGCCCTCGATCGAGTCGATGTGGTAGTACGACTCGCTGGCGCTGCTGGCGAAGCGCACGTCGTCGAAGATGTAGAACTCGGCCTCCGGGCCGAAGAACGCGGTGTCGGCGATGCCGGTGCCCTTGAGGTACTCCTCGGCCTTGCGGGCGACGTTGCGCGGGTCGCGGCTGTAGGCCTCGCCGGTCAGCGGGTCGTGCACGAAGAAGTTCAGGATCAGCGTCTTGTGCTTGCGGAACGGGTCCAGCACGGCGGTGGACGGGTCGGGCAGCAGGAGCATGTCCGACTCGTGGATGGCCTGGAAACCGCGGATCGAGGACCCGTCGAACATCAGGCCGTCGGAGAAGACGCCGGCCCCGAAGTTCTCCACGGGGAACGTGAAGTGGTGCGTCGTGCCGGGCAGGTCGGTGAACCTGACGTCGACGAACTGCACCCCTTCGTCCTTGATGTACTTCAGGACTTCGTCGGCGGAGCTGAACATCCAACCTCCCAAGGGCACGGGGCTTGCACAATCGAACGTAGGACTGCCCCGTTTCCACCCCGTGTCCCGTTTGTTTCACCGGTGTTAAGCAGGGGGGGTATGCCGCCGGACCGACCACAACGGCCAACGGCTATCTTACCTGCATGGACAAGCAGCCCAGGTGGACCCAGACGTGGATCAGCGGCACCCGCGCCGCCGGGGTCGATCTCGGCTACCCGGGCGAGCGCCTCGGCCTCCCGGAGGAGGGCAGCGGCTCGGTCGGCAGGTTCGGCAGGCGGATCGGCGCCATCATGGTCGACTGGCTGATCTGCACGTGGGCGATCACCCGCGGCCTGCTCCAGGCCGACCCGCGCCACGCCGCCTGGATCGGCCTGCTGGTCTTCGCGGCCGAGTACGTGCTGCTGGTCGGCTCGATCGGCATGACGTTCGGCATGCGGCTGTTCGGCATCAGGGTCGCCGCCCTGGACGGCGGCGGCAGGCCGCCGCTCGGCGCCGTCCTGCTGCGCACGCTGCTGCTGTGCCTGGCCGTCCCCGCCTTGATCTGGGACCGCGACCAGCG includes these proteins:
- the glnA gene encoding type I glutamate--ammonia ligase — encoded protein: MFSSADEVLKYIKDEGVQFVDVRFTDLPGTTHHFTFPVENFGAGVFSDGLMFDGSSIRGFQAIHESDMLLLPDPSTAVLDPFRKHKTLILNFFVHDPLTGEAYSRDPRNVARKAEEYLKGTGIADTAFFGPEAEFYIFDDVRFASSASESYYHIDSIEGAWNTGKAQEGGNLGYKPRYKGGYFPVPPMDHFTDLRSEMVRKLIDAGIETEMQHHEVGTAGQAEIDFKFGTLLKTADNLMLYKYIIKNTALQNGHTVTFMPKPIFGDNGSGMHCHQSLWKDGEPLFYDEVGYAGLSDMARYYIGGLLKHAPALLAFTNPTVNSYHRLVPGYEAPVNLVYSQRNRSACIRIPITGSNPKAKRIEFRVPDPSCNPYFAFAAQLMAGLDGIRNKIEPPAPVDKDLYELPPEEAGQVPQVPGTLAEVLTALEADHDFLLEGGVFTPDLIETWISYKRENEIDPIRLRPHPHEFELYYDV
- a CDS encoding RDD family protein, whose product is MDKQPRWTQTWISGTRAAGVDLGYPGERLGLPEEGSGSVGRFGRRIGAIMVDWLICTWAITRGLLQADPRHAAWIGLLVFAAEYVLLVGSIGMTFGMRLFGIRVAALDGGGRPPLGAVLLRTLLLCLAVPALIWDRDQRGLHDRAARTVVVRL